From one Sulfuricurvum sp. IAE1 genomic stretch:
- a CDS encoding cupin domain-containing protein translates to MIRPSNLFEGPPPPENGERFTPLFESPGVRIEGIRSCLKTPGEWYDQEENEWVMLIRGEAMLEIAGEVLELHAGDHLLIPAHMPHRVLSTAQDTYWIGVFSS, encoded by the coding sequence TTGATCCGTCCGTCCAACCTATTTGAAGGTCCCCCCCCGCCCGAAAACGGCGAACGCTTCACCCCTCTTTTCGAAAGTCCGGGAGTCCGTATCGAAGGGATACGCTCATGCCTCAAAACGCCGGGAGAATGGTACGACCAGGAAGAAAACGAATGGGTCATGCTGATTCGGGGAGAAGCGATGCTCGAGATTGCGGGCGAGGTGCTGGAACTGCATGCGGGGGATCATCTCCTGATCCCCGCGCATATGCCGCATCGGGTCCTTTCGACGGCCCAGGACACCTACTGGATCGGTGTCTTCAGCTCTTGA
- the hisD gene encoding histidinol dehydrogenase, whose product MTLINANDSTFPAVFDELLGRGKMDMEHVSSIVKGLIDEIRSDKDDALIRHIAKFDRWTPKEGQELRIDPADMKKAYDALDAELKASLHLAYDRIRAYHEKQLPKSWFDTEANGTILGQKVTPVDRAGLYIPGGKAAYPSSLLMNVIPAQVAGVEQIVVATPTPDNEPNELLLAACHLCGVDQVFKVGGASAIAAMAYGTPMIPKVDVITGPGNIFVATAKKMVFGEVNIDMIAGPSEIGVLADDSANPNHIAIDLLSQAEHDEMASSILITPSQKLADACAVEIEKWLKKLPREAIARKSIEERAAIIVTETMEEAVKLMNEIAPEHLEVATDNPFALLPSIKHAGAIFLGHYTPEAIGDYVAGPNHTLPTGGTAKFYSPLGVENFMKKSSIIAFSRAAINEIGGACALIAHTEGLGAHEASVRVRLGD is encoded by the coding sequence ATGACCCTTATCAACGCAAACGATTCGACGTTCCCCGCCGTCTTCGACGAACTTTTGGGACGGGGAAAAATGGATATGGAGCACGTCTCATCGATCGTCAAGGGACTCATCGACGAGATCCGCTCGGACAAGGACGATGCCCTGATTCGCCACATTGCAAAATTCGACCGATGGACCCCAAAGGAGGGGCAGGAACTGCGGATCGATCCTGCCGATATGAAAAAAGCGTACGACGCGCTGGATGCGGAGCTCAAAGCATCGCTCCATCTCGCGTACGACCGTATCCGGGCCTACCACGAAAAACAGCTGCCCAAGAGTTGGTTCGATACCGAAGCCAACGGAACGATACTGGGACAGAAGGTGACACCGGTCGATCGTGCGGGGCTGTATATTCCCGGCGGCAAAGCGGCTTATCCGAGCTCGCTGCTTATGAACGTTATTCCCGCCCAGGTTGCGGGAGTGGAACAGATCGTCGTTGCGACGCCGACGCCGGACAACGAGCCCAACGAGCTGCTGCTTGCCGCCTGCCACCTGTGCGGCGTGGACCAGGTATTTAAAGTCGGAGGTGCCAGCGCGATCGCCGCAATGGCGTACGGCACCCCGATGATTCCCAAAGTCGACGTCATCACGGGACCCGGGAACATTTTCGTCGCCACCGCGAAAAAAATGGTTTTCGGCGAAGTCAACATCGATATGATTGCCGGTCCCAGCGAGATCGGGGTACTCGCGGACGATTCGGCCAATCCCAACCACATCGCGATCGATCTGCTCTCACAGGCCGAGCACGACGAGATGGCCAGCTCGATCCTCATTACCCCTTCGCAAAAACTGGCCGATGCGTGCGCCGTTGAGATCGAGAAGTGGCTGAAAAAACTTCCCCGCGAGGCAATCGCCCGCAAATCCATCGAGGAACGGGCCGCGATCATCGTGACCGAGACGATGGAAGAAGCGGTCAAGCTGATGAACGAAATCGCTCCCGAGCACCTTGAGGTGGCGACGGACAATCCTTTTGCCCTTTTGCCCTCCATCAAGCACGCCGGCGCCATTTTCCTCGGACATTATACCCCCGAGGCGATCGGCGATTACGTTGCGGGTCCCAACCATACCCTTCCGACGGGGGGAACGGCGAAATTCTACTCTCCGCTTGGAGTCGAGAACTTTATGAAAAAATCGTCCATCATCGCCTTTTCGCGCGCCGCGATCAACGAAATCGGCGGTGCGTGCGCCCTTATCGCCCATACCGAAGGGCTCGGTGCGCATGAAGCGTCGGTCCGCGTCCGTCTGGGCGATTGA
- a CDS encoding shikimate kinase, producing MKNIVLIGFMGVGKGSVAREIVKQSDMIALDTDDIIESMENRKIKKIFAEEGEEYFRALERKVALWLQKEVRSTLISTGGGFFKVPNLSKIGTVVYLYAPFETIYGRILEHPNAEKKLRKRPLFQDIEKARKLYEERSPLYKKAADIVIDVSDKDIPQIAKEILKKVKKDD from the coding sequence ATGAAAAATATTGTACTGATCGGTTTTATGGGTGTGGGCAAAGGCTCGGTCGCGCGCGAGATCGTCAAACAGTCGGATATGATCGCCCTCGATACGGACGATATTATCGAAAGCATGGAAAACCGGAAGATCAAAAAAATTTTTGCCGAGGAAGGGGAGGAGTATTTTCGCGCTCTCGAGCGCAAAGTCGCCCTTTGGCTCCAAAAAGAGGTGCGCAGTACCCTTATTTCGACGGGTGGGGGTTTTTTTAAAGTTCCGAACCTCTCCAAAATCGGTACGGTCGTCTATCTGTACGCTCCGTTTGAAACAATCTACGGCCGTATTCTCGAGCATCCCAACGCCGAAAAGAAACTGCGCAAGCGTCCGTTGTTCCAGGATATCGAGAAAGCCAGAAAATTGTACGAAGAACGTTCGCCGCTGTATAAAAAAGCGGCCGATATCGTGATCGATGTCAGTGACAAAGATATTCCCCAGATCGCGAAGGAAATTCTCAAAAAGGTGAAGAAAGATGATTAA
- a CDS encoding DUF255 domain-containing protein, with translation MIKIVAALLLGSAVLFGGEVKWEKDLSSAIERAAKEKKPLMVVVTKYGCKWCDVLKKETLKNPKVSAILNRDFVSYEGVLEEGGVPQSLMTPGTPATWFIKGKTPMFEPIMGAVGVEDFLYALDTVKKEYAAPASKK, from the coding sequence ATGATTAAGATCGTAGCGGCGCTTTTGCTGGGTTCGGCGGTATTGTTCGGCGGTGAGGTAAAATGGGAAAAAGATCTCTCAAGCGCGATCGAACGCGCCGCAAAAGAGAAAAAGCCCCTGATGGTCGTAGTGACCAAGTACGGGTGCAAATGGTGCGACGTTTTGAAAAAAGAGACCCTCAAAAATCCGAAGGTTTCGGCAATTTTGAACCGTGATTTCGTGTCGTACGAAGGGGTGCTCGAAGAGGGGGGGGTCCCCCAGTCTCTGATGACCCCCGGGACGCCGGCGACATGGTTTATCAAAGGAAAAACCCCGATGTTCGAACCGATTATGGGGGCGGTGGGCGTCGAAGACTTTTTGTATGCGCTTGACACCGTCAAAAAAGAGTATGCCGCTCCGGCATCAAAAAAATAA
- a CDS encoding peptidyl-prolyl cis-trans isomerase gives MKRFYTAWVLGLLLGAPMASAGVLATVNGDEITSEEVNKVLMEGTQGRFDSLPADKQNELRQRIIEGMIAQELVYDDAKRTGVLESKEYKQELEALVSRLKVQLAAKIWEKEQFDSINIDAKEVKAYYDANADEFVDKEKIRARHILVKTKAEAEAVIKSMKGLSGEKLRNEFIAQAKSKSTGPSAAKGGDLGYFPRGQMVPSFNDAAFAMKEGTMSASPVQSQFGYHVIYIEDKKAAKKLGFDEVKNFIEQRLKMDKFKAHMEKKMNSLREKAKITYTK, from the coding sequence ATGAAGCGTTTTTATACCGCTTGGGTTTTGGGTTTGTTGTTGGGTGCCCCGATGGCGTCCGCGGGTGTTCTGGCAACGGTCAACGGTGACGAAATCACCTCCGAGGAAGTCAACAAGGTATTGATGGAAGGGACACAGGGACGGTTCGACTCACTCCCCGCAGACAAACAAAACGAATTGCGCCAGCGGATCATCGAAGGGATGATCGCACAGGAACTGGTCTACGACGATGCCAAACGCACCGGCGTCCTCGAATCCAAAGAGTACAAGCAGGAGCTCGAAGCGCTGGTCAGCCGTCTCAAAGTGCAGCTGGCTGCGAAGATCTGGGAAAAAGAGCAGTTCGATTCGATCAACATCGACGCGAAAGAGGTAAAAGCCTATTACGATGCGAATGCCGACGAGTTCGTCGACAAAGAAAAAATCCGCGCCCGCCATATCCTGGTGAAAACGAAAGCCGAAGCCGAAGCGGTGATCAAAAGCATGAAAGGGCTCAGCGGCGAAAAACTGCGTAACGAGTTCATCGCCCAGGCCAAGTCGAAATCGACGGGCCCCAGCGCCGCAAAGGGCGGAGATCTCGGATATTTCCCGCGCGGGCAGATGGTTCCTTCGTTCAATGACGCGGCGTTCGCGATGAAAGAGGGGACGATGTCGGCGAGTCCGGTCCAAAGCCAGTTCGGATATCACGTCATCTACATCGAAGACAAAAAAGCGGCGAAAAAACTCGGCTTTGACGAAGTGAAAAACTTTATCGAGCAGCGGCTCAAAATGGACAAATTCAAAGCACACATGGAGAAAAAAATGAACTCCCTGCGTGAAAAAGCCAAAATCACCTACACCAAATAA
- a CDS encoding methyl-accepting chemotaxis protein, with amino-acid sequence MLKTVKSKIIFSTLLFSFMGLGAIYWYLTTTFHDFSNETAKRSLNMLSQSIFQTLSQSMLAGDPKVVEEAIKNAQTIEGIEKLKVEKSQAVIDLFGLDAKFSDEPMVKEIFKNKQPVVTENTNGSHTIRLLQPLVAEDRCLACHTNIQSGDVLGVMDLVISLEKNDAEISKTETILLIALGIVVITFVSVLNIFFGKEVLNPLEGLRNRIGSLVSGDKDLTKRLEVTKEDEFSEAALAVNRFVGMVQETVNEVKELGRQNSTIATTITDATRKISAGVEQERQIVEATTQKSHSIKEILSGAIAISEQTQKNVANANEELVTAKDALYKLVSEVDGYIETEHDMASQLISLRQDADQVKNVLGVIKDIADQTNLLALNAAIEAARAGEHGRGFAVVADEVRKLAERTQKSLTEIEISVGTIVQAINDVSDKMGENAKNMNELTAISNEVEEKISATSGEMERSVAVAQRSYNDSIEVVGHIEWIIEKISQINVVSENNRHSVEQIENDSRQLLEVAQSLSARINEFKS; translated from the coding sequence ATGCTTAAAACCGTCAAGTCCAAAATCATCTTTTCGACGCTTCTTTTCAGTTTTATGGGATTGGGCGCCATTTATTGGTATCTGACCACGACGTTTCACGATTTTTCAAACGAAACCGCAAAACGTTCACTGAACATGTTGAGCCAGTCGATTTTCCAGACCCTCTCGCAAAGCATGCTCGCGGGTGATCCCAAAGTCGTTGAAGAGGCGATCAAAAATGCCCAGACGATCGAAGGGATCGAAAAACTCAAAGTCGAGAAATCCCAGGCCGTTATCGATCTTTTCGGACTGGATGCCAAATTCTCCGATGAACCGATGGTCAAGGAGATCTTCAAAAACAAACAGCCCGTCGTGACCGAAAACACGAACGGTTCGCATACCATTCGCCTTCTTCAGCCGCTTGTCGCCGAAGATCGGTGTCTGGCATGCCATACCAACATTCAAAGCGGGGATGTACTGGGAGTCATGGACCTGGTCATTTCACTCGAGAAAAACGACGCGGAGATCAGCAAGACCGAAACGATTCTGCTGATCGCGCTGGGAATCGTCGTCATTACGTTCGTCTCGGTGCTGAACATCTTTTTCGGAAAAGAGGTCCTCAATCCGCTCGAAGGGTTGCGCAACCGGATCGGATCGCTGGTCAGCGGCGACAAAGACCTCACCAAACGGCTCGAAGTGACCAAAGAGGACGAGTTTTCCGAAGCGGCCCTTGCGGTCAACCGTTTTGTGGGGATGGTTCAGGAGACGGTGAACGAGGTCAAAGAACTCGGCCGTCAGAATTCGACGATCGCCACGACCATTACCGATGCGACCCGCAAGATTTCGGCCGGGGTGGAACAAGAGCGCCAGATCGTCGAAGCGACGACCCAAAAAAGCCATTCCATCAAAGAGATCCTCTCCGGGGCCATCGCAATCTCCGAGCAGACGCAGAAAAACGTTGCCAACGCCAACGAAGAACTGGTGACCGCCAAAGACGCCCTCTATAAGCTTGTCAGCGAAGTGGACGGCTATATCGAAACCGAACACGACATGGCATCCCAGCTCATCTCGCTGCGTCAGGACGCCGATCAGGTTAAAAACGTTCTGGGGGTTATCAAAGACATCGCCGACCAGACGAACCTTCTTGCCCTCAATGCCGCGATCGAAGCGGCACGGGCGGGCGAGCACGGACGCGGTTTCGCCGTGGTTGCCGATGAAGTGCGCAAACTGGCCGAACGGACCCAGAAAAGTCTGACGGAGATCGAAATCAGCGTCGGGACGATTGTGCAGGCGATCAACGACGTCAGCGATAAAATGGGTGAAAACGCCAAAAACATGAACGAGCTCACCGCCATTTCCAACGAAGTCGAAGAGAAAATTTCGGCGACATCGGGCGAGATGGAACGTTCCGTCGCCGTGGCGCAGCGTTCGTACAACGATTCGATCGAGGTGGTCGGTCACATCGAATGGATCATCGAGAAAATTTCGCAGATCAACGTCGTTTCCGAAAACAACCGCCACAGCGTTGAACAGATCGAAAACGACTCCCGTCAGCTTCTCGAAGTAGCACAGTCGCTCTCAGCACGCATCAACGAATTCAAGAGCTGA
- a CDS encoding M23 family metallopeptidase → MRTVFVVLFAFALAAGNGETLPYYTLAGPLEKNAESFERLSKKPVMEAQSAGMRQFVEKIRVTLAEGSRIARLPKPENSLLAAYLSELRELERSRQSIEALYRKSLLRAIESDDKNSFEQLVSIPLEPLNHPRVRSEAIAFYDRNYPKKSLPFLEKLKEEEALENRSIQTALVQEQAYEEHLKILKRSEAAAVKKTAQIGSRNSVILSAESDGKGGYEFEAENLNPYTVTLNIDFASIQNLRPSGKIPFFIEIPGNSRKKVLGLSRVSPTEGVNYRAAYGWVRGSAFAVHDDNYRYGLPFSKGSNIVVSQGYHGGITHRGLSAYAIDFPVPVGTPIHAAREGIVVGAEGSHDRGGLSPDFRQFANYVIIEHSDGTMGNYYHLMRGGAAVRIGQKVAQGELIGYSGNTGYSSGPHLHFSISKVDPVTMRRPMNLPVKIQTREGIVTLPQKGDRYTVQ, encoded by the coding sequence GTGCGGACGGTTTTCGTGGTATTGTTTGCGTTCGCCCTGGCTGCCGGAAACGGTGAGACTCTCCCTTATTACACCCTTGCCGGGCCGCTGGAAAAAAACGCAGAATCATTTGAACGGTTAAGCAAGAAGCCCGTGATGGAAGCGCAAAGCGCAGGAATGCGTCAGTTTGTCGAAAAAATCCGCGTGACACTGGCCGAAGGCTCCCGAATCGCCCGCCTCCCCAAACCCGAAAACAGCCTTCTGGCCGCTTATCTGAGTGAATTGAGAGAACTCGAGCGCAGCAGGCAATCGATTGAAGCCCTCTACCGAAAATCTCTCTTGAGGGCGATCGAGAGTGACGATAAAAACAGTTTCGAACAGCTGGTGTCAATCCCTCTCGAGCCGTTGAATCATCCCCGCGTCCGCTCCGAAGCGATAGCCTTTTACGATCGGAACTATCCGAAAAAATCGCTCCCCTTCCTCGAAAAGCTCAAAGAGGAAGAGGCGCTGGAAAACCGCAGCATCCAGACGGCCCTGGTACAGGAACAGGCGTACGAAGAGCATCTGAAAATCCTCAAACGCTCCGAGGCGGCGGCGGTCAAAAAAACGGCCCAGATCGGGTCGCGCAACAGTGTCATCCTCAGTGCCGAGTCGGACGGGAAGGGGGGATACGAATTCGAAGCCGAAAATCTAAATCCCTACACGGTCACCCTGAACATCGATTTCGCGTCGATTCAGAACCTCAGGCCCTCGGGGAAGATCCCTTTTTTCATCGAAATTCCCGGAAACAGCCGGAAAAAAGTGCTCGGCCTTTCGCGCGTTTCCCCCACCGAAGGGGTCAATTATCGCGCCGCGTACGGATGGGTACGGGGGTCGGCATTTGCGGTCCATGACGATAATTACCGTTATGGCCTTCCCTTTTCGAAAGGATCGAACATCGTGGTGTCGCAAGGGTATCACGGCGGGATCACCCACAGGGGGCTTTCGGCCTACGCGATCGATTTTCCCGTTCCGGTCGGGACGCCGATCCATGCCGCCCGGGAGGGAATCGTCGTAGGTGCCGAAGGATCGCACGACAGGGGAGGATTGAGCCCTGATTTCCGCCAGTTCGCCAATTACGTCATCATCGAGCATAGCGACGGGACGATGGGTAATTATTACCATCTGATGCGGGGCGGAGCCGCGGTGCGCATCGGGCAGAAAGTGGCGCAGGGTGAGCTGATCGGTTACTCGGGTAATACCGGCTACAGCAGCGGTCCCCATCTGCATTTCAGCATCAGCAAAGTCGATCCGGTAACGATGCGCCGCCCGATGAATCTTCCGGTGAAAATCCAAACACGGGAAGGAATTGTGACTTTGCCACAAAAAGGGGACAGATATACGGTACAATAG
- the fbaA gene encoding class II fructose-bisphosphate aldolase, which yields MSKRILEVIKPGVVFGDDVQKLFEIAKEEGFALPAVNVVGTDSINGVLEAAKLVNSPVIVQFSNGGASYYAGKGLSNENEKAAIAGAISGAMHVHMMAEAYGIPVILHTDHAARELLPWIDALLDAGEKHFAQYGKPLFSSHMLDLSEESLEENVATCVEYLKRMDKIGMTLEIELGVTGGEEDGVDNTNIDNALLYTQPEDVAYAYEKLSAVSKRFTVAASFGNVHGVYKPGNVVLTPIILDNSQKYIKEKFGTASDKPVDFVFHGGSGSTLEEIREAISYGVIKMNIDTDTQWATWEGVKNYYEKYKDYLQGQIGNPEGEDKPNKKYYDPRKWLRDGQKTLVERVKQAFSDLNAIDRN from the coding sequence ATGTCCAAACGTATTTTAGAAGTGATCAAGCCGGGCGTCGTGTTCGGCGACGATGTCCAAAAGCTCTTTGAAATCGCCAAAGAAGAAGGGTTCGCCCTCCCGGCGGTCAACGTCGTCGGTACCGATTCGATCAACGGCGTCCTCGAAGCGGCCAAACTGGTCAACTCTCCCGTCATCGTCCAGTTTTCCAACGGAGGAGCGAGCTATTACGCGGGCAAGGGCTTAAGCAACGAGAACGAAAAAGCGGCGATCGCAGGAGCGATCAGCGGTGCGATGCACGTGCACATGATGGCCGAAGCATACGGTATCCCGGTCATTTTGCATACCGACCACGCGGCACGCGAACTGCTCCCGTGGATCGATGCCCTGCTCGACGCGGGCGAAAAACATTTTGCCCAGTACGGCAAACCGCTTTTCAGCTCCCACATGCTCGATCTTTCCGAAGAAAGTCTCGAAGAGAACGTTGCAACGTGTGTCGAATACCTCAAGCGGATGGATAAAATCGGTATGACCCTCGAAATCGAACTGGGTGTTACCGGCGGCGAAGAAGACGGCGTCGACAACACGAACATCGACAACGCCCTTCTCTACACCCAGCCCGAAGACGTCGCGTACGCGTACGAAAAACTGAGTGCGGTGAGCAAACGCTTTACCGTTGCCGCATCGTTCGGAAACGTCCACGGCGTCTACAAACCGGGCAACGTCGTCCTCACTCCGATTATCCTCGACAACTCGCAAAAATACATCAAGGAAAAATTCGGCACGGCATCGGACAAACCGGTCGATTTCGTCTTCCACGGCGGCTCAGGTTCAACGCTCGAAGAGATCCGTGAAGCGATCAGCTACGGGGTCATCAAAATGAACATCGATACCGACACCCAGTGGGCGACCTGGGAAGGGGTCAAAAATTACTACGAAAAGTACAAAGATTACCTGCAGGGGCAAATCGGAAACCCTGAGGGTGAAGACAAACCGAATAAAAAATACTACGACCCGCGCAAATGGCTCCGCGACGGGCAGAAAACCCTCGTCGAACGTGTCAAACAGGCGTTCAGCGACCTCAACGCGATCGACCGAAACTAA
- the nrfD gene encoding NrfD/PsrC family molybdoenzyme membrane anchor subunit, whose protein sequence is MVHETIAATNAVVVLDVALPGIVWGWIITMNMWAKSIGTGIIFLAFYLLKKHPEQTGFIRFPVVAISIVFIHIFLFFTVIDLHQMFRFWHIFFYPHLTSAITIGAWMATGFVGLLFGMAYAIYLKKDEALYDKLLGWTTILAVPVTLYTAGLMAQSTAREIWQMPTESAQMILAALLAGSATMLLLGGNKFSDAIKKDLALVLGLSAAAAFILYMAELIFGPMKAEEVAAVLHYVKGGEYTVMFWIGQVLAFIVPMVLVCLSIKNQSYYLLKIAAVSALIGLWVSKHVWLVIPQLLPMS, encoded by the coding sequence ATGGTACATGAAACAATTGCAGCGACCAATGCGGTCGTAGTTCTTGACGTGGCCCTTCCCGGCATCGTCTGGGGCTGGATCATTACGATGAACATGTGGGCGAAAAGTATCGGTACCGGTATCATCTTCCTCGCGTTTTATCTGTTGAAAAAACATCCGGAGCAGACAGGGTTTATCCGTTTCCCGGTAGTGGCGATTTCGATCGTCTTCATCCATATTTTCCTCTTCTTTACGGTGATCGACCTGCATCAGATGTTCCGTTTCTGGCACATCTTTTTCTACCCGCACCTGACGTCGGCGATTACGATCGGCGCATGGATGGCCACAGGGTTCGTCGGGCTGCTTTTCGGTATGGCGTATGCGATTTATCTGAAAAAAGACGAAGCGCTTTACGACAAACTGCTCGGATGGACGACGATTCTCGCCGTCCCCGTTACGCTTTATACCGCGGGTCTGATGGCGCAGTCGACGGCACGTGAAATCTGGCAGATGCCGACCGAGTCGGCGCAGATGATCCTTGCCGCGCTGCTGGCAGGTTCGGCAACGATGCTGCTGCTGGGTGGAAACAAGTTTTCCGACGCGATCAAAAAAGATCTCGCCCTCGTGCTGGGGCTGAGTGCTGCGGCAGCGTTTATCCTCTATATGGCGGAACTGATTTTCGGACCGATGAAAGCCGAAGAGGTTGCTGCAGTGCTCCATTACGTCAAAGGCGGTGAGTACACCGTAATGTTCTGGATCGGACAGGTGCTTGCGTTTATCGTTCCTATGGTACTCGTGTGCCTGAGCATTAAAAACCAGTCGTATTATCTGTTGAAAATCGCTGCCGTATCGGCATTGATCGGATTGTGGGTCAGCAAACACGTTTGGCTGGTCATCCCCCAATTGTTACCAATGAGCTAA
- a CDS encoding 4Fe-4S dicluster domain-containing protein, translating into MQLGFLVDLRLCMGCKGCEIACKVENEVPLSTWRLRVKYVDVGTFPETKRTFTPLRCNHCANAPCERICPVSALHYLENGIVNIDKERCIGCAGCVMACPYGAIYIDPQTQTADKCTYCAHRIASAMMPACVVACPVEANIFGDLDDPTSNISKYIQSHQGNVQVRKPERGTFPHHYYVGGGNVTLNPLASVREEGHNLFNNITHLPVGGH; encoded by the coding sequence ATGCAATTGGGTTTCTTGGTAGACCTTCGCCTCTGTATGGGCTGTAAGGGCTGTGAGATCGCCTGTAAAGTGGAAAACGAAGTTCCCCTTTCTACATGGCGCCTCCGTGTTAAATATGTCGACGTAGGGACCTTCCCCGAAACGAAACGGACGTTTACGCCGCTTCGCTGTAACCACTGTGCCAACGCACCGTGTGAGCGGATCTGCCCGGTCAGTGCGCTGCACTACCTTGAAAACGGCATCGTAAACATCGACAAAGAGCGTTGTATCGGGTGTGCCGGATGTGTTATGGCGTGTCCGTACGGCGCGATCTACATCGATCCGCAAACCCAAACTGCCGACAAATGTACCTACTGTGCCCACCGTATCGCCAGTGCGATGATGCCGGCGTGTGTCGTTGCGTGCCCGGTTGAAGCGAACATCTTCGGAGACCTCGACGATCCGACCTCGAACATCAGCAAATACATCCAGTCGCATCAGGGTAACGTCCAGGTACGTAAGCCTGAGCGCGGAACGTTCCCGCACCACTATTACGTCGGCGGCGGCAATGTGACGCTCAATCCTCTGGCGTCGGTACGCGAAGAGGGGCATAACCTCTTCAACAATATCACACATCTTCCCGTCGGAGGGCACTAA